Proteins found in one Molothrus aeneus isolate 106 unplaced genomic scaffold, BPBGC_Maene_1.0 scaffold_35, whole genome shotgun sequence genomic segment:
- the LOC136570567 gene encoding class II histocompatibility antigen, B-L beta chain-like, translating to MGRGAAAGALLVALVVLGAPPAAGAELSGVFQEMHKVECYFINGTEKVRFVQRFIYNRLQYAMFDSDVGHFVGFTPSGDMNAKRWNSDPALLEYKRAAVDRYCRHNYRIDAPFSVERRVPPSVSILLVPPSSSQLGPGRLLCSVMDFYPAAIQVRWFQGQQELSEHVVATDVVPNGDWTYQLLVLLETPPQRGLTYSCQVEHVSLEQPLSRHWEMPPDAARSKMLTGIRGFVLGFVFLALGLGFYVRKKLLSRRRRSPSPWARARPGPPTPSPLR from the exons aTGGGGCGAGGGGCGGCAGCTGGGGCCctactggtggcactggtggtgctgggagcccccccggctGCGGGCGCGGAGCTCTCGG GGGTGTTCCAGGAGATGCATAAGGTCGAGTGTTACTTCATTAACGGCACGGAGAAGGTCAGGTTCGTGCAGAGGTTCATCTACAACCGGCTGCAGTACGCGATGTTCGACAGTGACGTGGGGCACTTTGTGGGGTTCACCCCCTCTGGGGACATGAATGCCAAGCGCTGGAACAGCGACCCGGCCTTACTGGAGTACAAACGGGCTGCGGTGGACCGGTACTGCCGGCACAACTACCGGATTGATGCCCCATTCAGCGTGGAGCGCCGAG tgccccccagcgTGTCCATCTTGCTGGTGCCCCCCTCGAGCTCCCAGCTCGGCCCTGGCCGCCTGCTCTGCTCCGTGATGGATTTCtaccctgctgccatccaggtGAGGTGgttccagggccagcaggagctctCGGAGCACGTGGTGGCCACCGACGTGGTCCCCAACGGGGACTGGACCtaccagctgctggtgctgctggaaacGCCACCCCAGCGCGGGCTCACCTACAGCTGCCAGGTGGAGCAcgtcagcctggagcagcccctgagccgGCACTGGG AGATGCCGCCGGACGCCGCCCGCAGCAAGATGCTGACGGGCATCAGGGGCTTTGTCTTGGGCTTCGTCTTCCTGGCGCTGGGGCTCGGCTTCTACGTGCGCAAGAAG ctcctgagccgGCGGCGCCGCAGCCCCTCCCCGTGGGCTCGGGCCCGGCCGGGACCCCCCACTCCGTCCCCGCTCcgctga